A stretch of [Clostridium] scindens DNA encodes these proteins:
- a CDS encoding helix-turn-helix transcriptional regulator, giving the protein MLEEKLIKLRKKQGYSQQEVADLLSVTRQTISNWECGQATPALDKAAELARLYHVSMDDLVGNDVEIVLKEEKDESTNRRKDHHLLQMLIGKRCVIDCDDMSLVLDLEGYTKPRVLDVNEEWIRVEYERRKENTLRQRETVVKLIEMSAVKGFQIMEDE; this is encoded by the coding sequence ATGCTTGAAGAAAAATTAATAAAACTAAGAAAGAAACAAGGCTACAGCCAGCAGGAAGTAGCGGACTTGCTGTCCGTGACCAGACAGACCATATCCAACTGGGAATGCGGCCAGGCAACGCCGGCTCTTGATAAGGCGGCAGAACTGGCAAGACTCTACCATGTCAGTATGGATGATCTGGTGGGAAATGACGTGGAGATCGTATTGAAAGAAGAGAAAGATGAGAGTACTAATAGGAGAAAAGACCATCATCTGCTCCAGATGCTGATAGGCAAGCGGTGCGTTATAGACTGCGATGATATGTCTCTGGTGCTGGATCTGGAAGGATATACCAAGCCAAGAGTCCTCGATGTGAACGAGGAATGGATCCGCGTTGAGTATGAGCGGAGAAAAGAAAATACCTTAAGGCAGAGGGAAACGGTGGTCAAACTGATTGAAATGTCGGCAGTCAAGGGATTTCAGATCATGGAGGACGAGTAG
- a CDS encoding PadR family transcriptional regulator codes for MGKKVEPLTESYFYILLCLANGPNHGYGIMQRTKELSAGEVKIGSGTMYGATGNMTKKGWIVESKGSTEDSDRRRMYELTEEGREILDMEIRRLRRLLAGAEEVLEEK; via the coding sequence ATGGGTAAGAAAGTAGAGCCTTTAACGGAAAGTTATTTCTACATTCTGCTTTGCCTGGCAAATGGACCGAATCATGGATATGGAATCATGCAGCGGACAAAAGAATTGTCTGCAGGGGAAGTAAAGATCGGATCAGGCACGATGTATGGGGCAACCGGAAATATGACAAAGAAGGGCTGGATCGTAGAAAGCAAGGGCAGCACAGAGGATTCTGACCGGCGCAGGATGTATGAACTGACGGAAGAAGGAAGAGAGATCCTGGATATGGAGATTAGGAGATTAAGACGGCTGCTGGCAGGCGCAGAAGAAGTTTTGGAGGAAAAGTGA
- a CDS encoding DUF2812 domain-containing protein produces the protein MGKRKISHAAYAAWDYKKEIEDLNKKSQEGWQLVKGGCFKSIYEQNDQACYRYQLDYNTDIENKVLYLEMFEDQGWEYINSTFNGWHFFRKPYDPELPEEEYEIYTDSSAIPDMERRWVRLAYSFMAVISAFLVFMIIRMIQYPEWTRVPMILFEIDFIVFLGLGIYRIRKKERHVKKIFSLSTMMAIAVVCWLAGIVLGALKPDCSNTLEGDTNGGTYYKDFTVHYPDNFYLDLEMDNDSPVTFRIDDASGKAVYTNSDKKTRVENRRIWLKKGDYRIAIASETGEKASKMKISYELD, from the coding sequence ATGGGCAAGCGGAAAATAAGCCATGCTGCATATGCTGCATGGGATTACAAGAAAGAGATTGAAGACTTGAACAAGAAGTCGCAGGAAGGCTGGCAGCTGGTAAAGGGAGGATGCTTCAAAAGCATATATGAGCAGAATGATCAAGCATGCTACCGCTATCAGCTGGATTATAATACCGATATAGAGAATAAGGTGCTTTACTTGGAGATGTTTGAGGATCAGGGATGGGAGTATATTAATTCTACTTTTAATGGCTGGCATTTTTTCCGGAAGCCTTATGATCCGGAATTACCGGAAGAAGAGTATGAGATTTACACGGACTCTTCGGCAATTCCGGATATGGAGCGCAGGTGGGTACGGCTCGCCTATAGTTTTATGGCCGTGATTTCTGCTTTTCTGGTTTTCATGATAATAAGAATGATACAGTATCCGGAATGGACCAGAGTTCCAATGATACTTTTTGAAATCGACTTTATTGTGTTTCTCGGATTGGGAATCTACCGCATCCGGAAAAAGGAGCGGCATGTGAAGAAGATATTTTCTCTATCTACGATGATGGCTATAGCAGTCGTATGCTGGCTTGCGGGGATTGTATTGGGAGCCTTAAAGCCTGATTGCAGCAATACATTGGAAGGAGATACCAATGGGGGGACTTATTATAAGGATTTTACCGTGCATTATCCAGATAATTTTTATCTGGATCTTGAGATGGATAATGACAGTCCAGTGACGTTTCGTATTGACGATGCAAGCGGTAAAGCCGTATATACTAACAGCGATAAGAAAACAAGAGTAGAAAACAGGCGTATCTGGCTGAAAAAAGGAGATTATAGGATCGCCATTGCCAGTGAAACGGGCGAAAAAGCCAGTAAAATGAAGATTTCCTACGAACTTGACTAA
- a CDS encoding TlpA family protein disulfide reductase, which yields MRTKKAKSISVLILSLVLVLTACGSKPAGSSTENKAEETTEEDGGSQASKTVFGTFESKTLDGEDVSQDIFSKADLTMVNIWGTFCGPCIKEMPELGELSRQYADKGVQIVGLISDVSDPGDETAEDIISTAKADYTHIVASNDLQNGILKEVYAVPTTYFVDKDGNQVGKAYPGARDMDSWAKIIDEMLAEVQS from the coding sequence ATGAGAACTAAGAAAGCGAAGTCTATTAGTGTTTTAATACTTAGCCTTGTCCTTGTGCTTACGGCATGCGGGTCAAAGCCAGCGGGAAGCAGCACGGAAAACAAGGCGGAAGAGACAACAGAAGAAGATGGCGGCAGCCAGGCATCAAAAACAGTTTTTGGCACGTTCGAATCCAAGACTCTTGACGGAGAAGACGTATCTCAGGACATATTCTCCAAGGCAGATCTTACCATGGTGAACATCTGGGGAACCTTCTGCGGACCGTGCATCAAAGAGATGCCGGAACTGGGAGAGTTGAGCCGCCAGTATGCGGACAAGGGCGTTCAGATCGTGGGGCTTATAAGCGATGTATCCGATCCGGGAGATGAGACGGCAGAAGATATTATTTCTACTGCAAAGGCGGATTATACGCATATAGTAGCCTCTAATGATCTTCAGAATGGAATCTTAAAAGAAGTATATGCTGTTCCTACCACATATTTCGTAGATAAAGACGGAAACCAGGTAGGCAAGGCTTATCCGGGCGCAAGGGATATGGATAGCTGGGCCAAGATTATTGATGAGATGCTTGCCGAGGTACAGTCATGA